Genomic segment of Streptosporangium sp. NBC_01755:
CGGCGTCGGATATCTGTTCGTCACCCACAACCTGGCACTCGTCCGGCACGTCGCCGACGACATCCTCGTGCTCTACCAGGGGCGCGTGGTCGAGTCAGGTCCCAGCCCGCGGGTGCTGGCCGACCCCGAGCACCCCTACACCCGCCTGCTGCTGCACTCGGTGCCACGCCCCGGCTGGGACCCCTCCCAGATCGCGGCAGACCGACGTGCCCTCGCAACCGATTCGAAGGAGCTCTCATGACAGACCTCACCTACCTTTCCGCGACCGAGGCCCTGCGGTTGTTCACGTCCCGAGAGCTGTCCCCCGTCGAGCTGATGACCGCCGTCGTCGAGCGCGCCGAGGCCGTCGAGCCACAGGTCAACGCGCTGAGCGAGCGCACCTTCGACGAGGCCCTCCTCCAGGCCAAGCAGGCCGAACGCGCCTACCGCGACGGCTCCCCGCGACCGCTGGAGGGCATTCCCATCGCCACGAAGGACGAGCAGCCGATCACCGGACGGCTCGCCACGGACGGCTCCCTCGCCTACACCGACCATGTGGCCGAGGTGACCCACCCGGTCATCGAGCGGGTGCTGGCCGCCGGCGGCATCGTGCACGCCCGCACCACGACGCCCGAGTTCTGCTGCGCGGGCTTCACGCACTCGAAGCTGTGGGGGATCACCCGCAACCCGTGGAACCTGGACTACTCGCCCGGCGGCTCCTCCGGCGGCTCCGGGGCGGCGCTCGCCTCCGGTACGGCAACGCTCGCGACCGGCTCCGACATCGGCGGGTCGATCCGGATGCCCGCCGCCAACACCGGCACCGTCGGCTACAAGCCGCCCTACGGCCGGGTGCCCGCGATGCCGCCGTTCAACCTCGACCACTACTGCCACGACGGGCCTATGGCCCGCACCGTCGCCGACTGCGCGCTGCTGCAGAACGTCATCGTCGGCCCGCACCCGCACGACGTGGTCTCGCTCCGCCCGGCCGTTCAGATCCCGGACCGGCTCGGGGACGTGACCGGCCTGCGCGTCGCGTACGCGCCCAACCTGGGCGACTGGGAGATCGAGCCGGAGATCGCGGCCAACACCCGGGCGGTCGCGGACGCTCTGCGGGAGGCCGGGGCGATCGTGGAGGAGGTCGAGGTCGGCCTGCGCCGCGCCGACGTCACCGAAGCCGTCTTCATCCACTTCGGCGCCATCTTCGGCCCCATGGTCACCCGCGTCGCTGCCGAGCACGGCGACAAGCTCACCCCCTACGCCCTCGCCTTCGCCGCGGACGCCGAGCGGGCGATGGGACGGAGCGGCGCCTTCCTGGCCGGTCTGGAGCTGGAGGCGGCGATCTACGCGCCGATCGGCGAGCTGCTCGACCGCTACGACGCGCTGATCTGCCCGACCACCGGCGCTCCCGGCCTGCGCGCCGGCGAGGAGTACGTCGACACCAAGCTCACCGTCAACGGCGTGGAGCTCGACCAGTATCTGGAGTACTCGCTGACGCCGGTCTTCAACATCGCCAGCCGCTGCCCGGTGCTCAACGTCCCGTCCGGGCGGGCGTCCAACGGCGTACCGACCGGGGTGCAGATCGTCGGACGCAGCTACGACGACGCGACGGTCTTCCACATCGGCGCCGCCGTCGAGCGGGTCCGCCCGTGGGCCTTCCGCCCCGATTCGCTCTGATCCCCTGATCTCATCTCGAGGAGAACTCGCATGACCACCCCCGCCGACCTCGTCTTCCAAGGCGGTCCGGTGCACACGCTCGCCCCCGGCCGTACCGCCGCCACGGCGGTCGCCGTCCGCGACGGCCGGATCGTCGCAGTCGGGGAGGACACCGACGTGAAGCCGCTGATCGGCGCGACCACCGAGATCGTCGACCTGGCCGGTCGAGCCCTGCTCCCCGGGTTCCAGGACGCCCACGTGCATCCGGTCCTCGCCGGCCTCACCATGATCCGGTGCGACCTGCACGACGCCGGCGACGCCGACGAGGCCGTTGCCGCCGTCCGCGCCTATGCCAGGGCGAACCCCGAGGCCGGCTGGATCAGCGGAGGCGGCTGGTCCATGGAATGGTTCCCCCGGGGAACGCCCAGCCGTCGCCTACTGGACGCGGCGGTCCCCGACCGGCCCGTCCACCTGATCAACAGTGACGGCCACGGAGCCTGGGTCAACACCAGGGCTCTCGAGCTGTGCGGAATCGACGCGGGCACCCCGGACCCGGTCGACGGGCGCATTGAGCGGGAGGCCGACGGCTACCCACAGGGAACGCTCCACGAAGGCGCGTCGGACCTGGTCGGCCGGCACATCCCCGAGCCGGCCGCGGACACGATGCTGCGCGCCCTGTGGGCCGGCCAGCAGCGGCTGCACTCGGCCGGGGTGACCGCCTGGCAGGACGCGATGGTCAACCCCGAGGTGCAGCGGGCCTACCTGACCGCCGCCGAGTCCGGACTGCTCACCGGCCGCGTGGTCGGCGCGCTGTGGTGGGACCGCGAAAGGGGTGAGGAGCAGATCCCCGAACTGCTCGCGCGCAGAGGCGACGCGGGCCGGTTCCGGGCCACCAGCGTCAAGATCATGCAGGACGGTGTGGCGGAGAACTACACCGCCGCGATGACCTCCTCGTACCTGGACGGCTGCGGCTGCGGGACCGGCAACCAGGGGATCAGCTTCGTCGATCCGGAGAGGCTGCGCGCGTACGTCACCCTCCTGGACGCCGAGGGCTTCCAGGTTCACGTGCACGCCGTCGGGGACCGGGCGGCCCGCGAAGCCCTCGACGCGTTCGAGGCCGCTCGGGCCGCCAACGGAACGAACGACAATCGCCACCACATCGCCCATCTCCAGGTCGTGCACCCGGACGACGTGCCGCGGTTCGCCGACCTCGGGATCACCGCCAACATGCAGCCGCTGTGGGCGGCGCACGAGCCGCAGATGGACGAACTGACCATTCCGTTCCTCGGCCCGGAACGGGCAGGTTGGCAGTACCCGTTCGGAGATCTGGTTCGCGTCGGCGCGCCGCTCGCGGCGGGCAGCGACTGGCCGGTCAGCAGCCCCGACCCGTTCCTGGGCATCCATGTCGCGGTCAACCGGACGATCCCCGGCGAGAGTGCCGAGGTGTTCCTGCCGGAACAGCGTCTGAGCCTGACGGCCGCGCTGGCCGCCTACACGATCGGCACGGCACGAGTGAACCACCTGGACACCCGGACCGGCACGATCGAGAAGGGCAAGCTCGCCGACCTGGTGATCACCGACCGCGACCCCTACTCGATCCCGGCCGGCGAGATCGGCGAGACCACGGTGCTGGCCACCTACGTCGAAGGCGATCGAGTCCACGCCGATCCGGCCTTCTGCTGAACACCGCGGCGAGCGGCGCGATCGGTCTATCGCGGCACAGGGTGTCCATCCACAAAATCTACCTACCGATAGGTAGGTTTTGTGGATGGACAGAACCACTCCACCGGCCATTCGGGTGGCCGGACTCGGCCGGGACTTCGGAGACCGCTCCGCGGTGCACCAGCTCGATCTTCAAGTGAACACCGGAGAGGTCTACGGACTGCTCGGCCCCAACGGCTCCGGCAAGAGCACCACCGTCCGCATGCTCACCACGATGCTCCGCCCTTCCCGGGGCACCGCCCACGTCGCGGGTGCCGACATCACCCGCGAGCCCGAGACCGTGCGCCGCCGCATCGGAATCGTCCTGCAGGAAACAGCCCTCGACCCTCTCATGTCCGCCCGCGAACTGCTGCACCTGCAGGGCCGGCTGCAGTCGTTCACCGCCCGGCAGGCCCGTGACCGCGGTGCTGAACTCCTCGCGTCCTTCTCCTTGGAGGAATTCGCCGACACTCCCGTCAGCCGGCTCAGCGGAGGCCAGCGCCGCCGCGTCGACCTCGCCGTCGCCCTGGTCCAGCGCCCCCTGGTCCTCTTCCTGGACGAACCCACCACCGGCCTCGACCCGATCAGCCGACGCCGCCTGTGGGAGGAAATCCGCACCCTGTCCGCCGGCCACCGCATGACCGTCCTGCTGACCACCCAGTATCTGGAGGAGGCCGACCAGCTCTGCGACCGCGTGGGCATCCTGCGCGAAGGCCGCCTCGTCACCTCCGCCGCCCCCCACGCCCTCAAGGCGGAGGCGGGCGACCGCGTCCTGACCCTGCGCTTCCGTGACGCCGACACCACAGGCCACGCCCTGCGGCTGCTCACCGACCGGGGCGAGCAGGCCGCCCTGACCGGACCCGATGCCCGCGCCTTGAGCACCCGGCTCGCACACCCCGGCGCCGACGGGAAGATACTGCTCGCCCTCGCCTCCGCCGGACTGCACGCCGACTCCCTAAGCGTCGACGAGCCCAGCCTGGAGGACGTCTTCCTCCGCCTCGCCACCGCGCCGAAAGGCGAATCCGCCGCATGAGCACCGCCCCGGCCACCATCACCGCCCTCGATGCCGACCGCATGCCCCTGTCCGCGGCGCCGACATCGTTCGCCGCGTTCCGGGCCCTGACCGCCCGCTCGCTCAGGGCCTGCGCCCGTACCCCCTCCTTGCTTTACTCACCGCTGTTCATGAGTGCGTTCTTCCTGATCGTCTACGAGGCGCAGCTCTCCACGGTCGCCTCCGCGACCACGCCCGGCGGACGCTACATCGACATGGTGTTACCGCTGTGCCTGCTCACCACGGTCTTCACCGGCGGCGCCACCGCCGGCCAGCTCCTCGTACGCGACATCGGCTCCGGCTATCACGCCAGGCTATGGCTCACCCCGGTGGGCCGCTGGACGCTCACCGCCGCCCCCGTCCTAGCCGGGATCCTCATCCTCACCGCGCAGGCCGGCGCGCTCACCGCACTCGGCCTGCTGCTCGGTCTGAGCCCCGTCTCCGGCCTCCCCGCCCTGCTCGCCCTGGTCGGCGCGACCGTACTCCTCGGTATCGGATTCCAGCTGCTGACGGCCGCGGTCGCCCTCCACACCGGCAACGGCTCGGCGATCGGATCCGTCACCCTGGTCTTCTTCCCTCTCTCGTTCTTCACCGCCACCTTCGTACCGCGTGACCAACTCGACGGCTGGATGGCCTACGCGGCCGACATCAACCCCCTCACCCCGCCCCTGGAAGCGATGCGCGGCCTGCTCACCTCACCCTGGAGCGAGCAGAACCTTCTCCCCGGCGCCCTCGTCACCGCCGGCACTCTCGCCGCGGGCGCTGTCGCGGCCCGCCTCGCCCTTACCCTCCGTACCCGAACAGGAGTCTGAACCGCCATGCCACGTCAAGCCGATACCCGCGTCCGCGCCCGCGATGAATTCGCCCGCCTCCTCGCCGAACGCGGCTACCTCGGGGTCTCCCTCGACGAGATCGCAAAAACCGTGGACGTGAAGAAGGCCAGCCTCTACCACCACTTCCCCGGCGGGAAGCCCGCCCTGTTCATGGAAGTCGCCCACCACTACATCGAGGAGACCTCCGCCGCGCTCCAGCGGGCGCTGGGGGGCGACGGTGATCTCCGCGACCGTCTCCTCGCCCTCGCCGACACCTATGCGCGGGGAACGTACAACTCCGCTCTCGGTGACCAGATCTACTACGCCACCCGCCACCTGGATGACGCACAGCGCGCCGACGTCTCGCACGCCTACGTGCGTAGCCTGATCACACCCGTCACCGACCTGATGGCCCAAGCAGTGGAGACGGGCGAGCTACGGAAGGCTGATCCGAGCTTCCTGGCCATGGCCTTCATGGAACTGGCCGGCATGCTCCAGCCCATGCCCGCCGATGTGGCGATGCCCCCGCAGGAGCGTCCCGTTCCGCCTCCCGCCGATCAGCTGGTCCACGAGGTCGTCGACCTCTTCCTGCGAGGGGCAGCCGTCCCGGATCGGCCCATGACCTGACCAAGGCGGTCTCGAAAACCCACCACTGCGCCGACCACATGGGTTCACCGGGTTGCGACACGCGGTGAGCGTGTCCGGGGACGTCCGCGCGGGACGGCCCCGGACTGCTCTACCACGTCGTGCAGACGGCTCCGTTTCGGCCCTGCGTTCGTAGTCTCCGTCGAGGAACGGGGCATAAAACTATTTGATCCAGGCTTGTACTCCCTCGGTACCCTGAGAACACGCACACCCCCGTGAGAAGGAAGTCGCCGCCATGCCCGGTCCGCTCCAGATCAGCGGTTCGGTCTCGGTCCCCGAGGCCGAGCTCGGCTGGCGGTTCTCCCGTTCCTCAGGCCCCGGCGGCCAGGGGGTCAACACCACCGACAGCCGGGTCGAGCTCAGCTTCGACCTGGCCGCCACCGAGGCCCTCGAAGAGGTCTTCAAGTCCCGAGCCCTCGAACGTCTTGCCTCCCGCCTGGTGAACGGCGTGATCACCATCGCCGCCTCGGAGTTCCGCTCCCAGCTGCGCAACCGCGAGGCCGCCGAGATGCGCCTGGCCCAGCTGCTCCGCGAGGCGATCGCCCCGCCCCCCAAGAAGCGCCGCCCGACCAAACCGAGCAGGGGCGCGATCGAACGGCGGATCACCGCCAAGAAGCAACGCTCCGACCTCAAACGCCTGCGCAGGGACCACCGCTGACCGAGTAAGCGCTACGCCGTTTGAGCAGAGGGAACGGCCCCGAACGAAAAGACGTGCAGCGTCGCCCAGGCCAGGTAGGCGGGCCGGTTGGCGGCGCGCAGCGGCAGGGTCTCCTGCAGGGGCGGGCTCGTCCACCTGGATGATCACCGTCCCGGCGGCCTCCAGGGGTCGCGTCCGCGGAGGTGGTGTATGAGTGTTTGAGATCGGTACCTGCGTCGCGCCTGGCTGATCGCCGTTGAAAAGCGCGGCGTCGTCCGTGGGGAAAAGCGCGGCGAGGGCGGCGGAGTGGCTCAGGACCGCTCACCGGCAACGCATCGTGCGGGGTGGTGGCGGGCGTTGGCCGGGTGTGGGTGACCGGGGGCGGGCCGGTGGAGCTCCGGAAGGGGGCAAAGCGGGTCATGGCGGGCGTGGAGGCGGGGCCGTGGTGGTGACGATCGGGGATTTTCCATGATCTGGGTGAGTTGGCACGCTGGGGGCGTGCGGATTCACCCCGATCAAGGAAAGCGCCACTCCCACCCCCTCGGATGGGCCGCTTTTCGTGGTGGAAGGCCCGATTCGTCCCCGCACCCGGCCGAGGGCGACCCCTGACCGGACGCCCCGCGGACCTTCGTACCCCGCACGGCGAGAGCCCCGCGCGAGGCGGCGGCGAGGAGCGGCCCCGGATCCTTCCGCACCGCGGCGGACCCGTACCGATGGGCGGTCTGGGGCCATTCCACGGTCCTCGGCGCGCTTTTGACCTTCCACCCCGCACGACGCGACACCGACGAGCGGCCCTGAACCACTCCACCCCCCTCGCCGCGCTTTTGACCTTCCACCCCGCACGACACGACACCAACGAGCGGCCCTGAACCACTCCACCCCCCTCGCCGCGCTTTTCACCACGGACGACGCCGCGCTTTTCCACCGTGACCGGCTTACCGGATTCGGATGCTCGTACACCACGTCCATGGACGCCCCCCCAGGTCGCCGACCTCTTCCCGCAGCGCCGGCGCGACCTGGCCTTTACTACTAATTTCTGTACCACTGCTGACCCGCGTCGCCAGACGCGCACCCACCTGCATAGACGCTGCCCGAAGAGTTGCTGTCCAGGCACCGCCCGGTGGCCACATTCCGCAACGCGCTTCCCTGTGTTGTCCATAGCTGGTACTGAGCCGATCATAAGTTCTGGGACTTTTGAGAAGATCGGAAGGCGCGTCGGCCCTGCTGGAGTGGCAGGCGGACCACCTGGACCTCCGGAAAATCTCAATATTTGTAGGGTCGGGGGCTGGCGCGGTGGCTTCTCCTGGCGGGAGGGCCTGGGGCCTTCCTTCCGTCGGTTTCCCGGACGGGTGTGCCACCCCAGTGGCCGTGACCAGGTTCTTCGCTCCGTTTCCAACCCCCGCCACCTCGATCCGTGCATGCGGTTCTCCCGCACACGGCTCACCGACGTCGTTCACCGCCGGCATTCGGCCTTTCCCGCCAGGGCTTGCCCGCCCTGGGCGCGACGACGATTCCATACAGGCTGATCAAGCCGAGATCGCTGAGCGAGCGTTTCAGCACGCCCCGGCCGTAGCTCCGGCTGCGCCGGTGTTTTCGGCTGAGGAACAGCGCCAGGCGCATCCAGGCGAACTCTCTGATCTTGCTAAAGCGCCGGGCAGAATGCCCGTACCGGAAATAGCCAGCCCATCCCCGCAGGAACAGGTTGACCTCCTTGGTGATCGCTTCGGTGCGAAGCAGCAGCCTGCGGCCGTCCGTGAGGTCACGGATCCGGTCGCGGGCGTGTTGCATCGCCCTGTCTGAGGGCCAGCGAGCGAGGAAAACGAACGGCCGTTTCCCGTTGAACCCGCGTGAGCGCACCAGCCGGTGGTGAAAGCCCAGGAAGTCCAGGCCTTCCCCACCGACCTCCAGGTGCACGATGCGGGTCTTGGCGGCCTTCGGCTCCAAACCGAGTGCCGCCAGCAGCTCCGTCAGGCGGGCCAGGGCCCGCTCGGCTTGACCGCGGGACCAGCACATCACGATCGCGTCGTCGGCATAGCGGGCCAGCACGCCGTCCGCCTCGTCCCACGCCCGATCCAATCGGTGCAGGTAGACGTTACAGAGGACGGGTGAAACCACGCCGCCTTGTGGCGTGCCGGTGACCTCTCGCCGGATCTGTCCGTCCTCCATCACCCCGGCGCGCAGAATCACCCGCAGGAGCTTCAGGAGCGACTGATCGCAGACGCGTTCCTCGATCGCACGCATCAACTCATCGTGCGGAATCGCCGAAAAGCAGTTGGCGATGTCCGTCTCGACCACCCACCGGCGGCCCCGCGCCTGCTCCTCAATGAGCACTTGCAGAGCATCGTGTGCTGAGCGCTTCGGGCGAAACCCGAATGAGCAATCAGCCATGTCCGCCTCGAAGACCGGTTCGAACACGATCTTCACAGCGGCCTGCACGATCCGATCCCGAACAGCGGGAATCGACAACGGCCGGTACTCGTCCTTCAGCCCAGGCTTGGGGATCATCACCCGGCGCGCGGGCAATGGCCGATACCGGCCCTGCCGAAGTTCCGCGGCCAACTCCTCAAGAAGCCGGACGATCCCGTACTCCTCGATGTCGGCCAGCGTGGTCGCGTCGATGCCCGGTGCGCCGTTGTTGCTGCGCACCATGACCCACCCGCGCTCCAGAACGTCTCTGCGATAGACCTTGTCCATGAGCGCGTGGAACCGACGTCCGGGATCGGCCTTGGCCGCCCGGTAGAGCACATGCTGCAAGGCGCGGACCGGATCACGCGGAACACGCGGCCCCACGGCGGCGGGAATAGCCAAAACGGCACTCACCGAGCCCCTCCTCCACCTCAATATGCATCGACGAAGTAGCGGCCCTTCCCTCACCGCCGGTTATGTTGTCCGGTCGGCTCAAGCAGTACTACGGCCGCCTCCGACGCCCACCCGGCCAGCAATCCACTTCCCGGCGTTGACCGGTTATAGGACGCCACGCTCCGGTAACACCTTCCGCAGGTCACCGGGCCGGGGAGGGCCTCCCCAGTTCCCGCCGTCACTATCGATACGTTCCGCGCCCCATACGCCGGGGAGTTCTTCGCGGCTGCAATTTCCAGGCTCTTCGCCGCTTCCATGGCCTTCACCCCGATCACGAGGGGCTCGGCTCTCCCTTGTCCCGTCCGAAGACGGCTGAGTAACGACGCCGCAGGCTTCGCGTCATGCTACGGACCGCATCGTCGCTCCCCCTTAAGGGCTTTTGACGCTGGGCTTCGACCCCGCCCGTTTCCAGACGAAGCCGCCAGCCTGCTACCGGGCCTCCTGGCAGCTACCCGGACCGGACTTTCACCGGCAAGCGACGACGAGCTTACGAACATGCAGATCAGCCGCTATGTCACGGCTTCACCTCCAGTTCTACTGGGCGCACATGATCGCCTCAGTAGAGTGGTAAAAGTCCGAAGGAGATAGAAACATACTGAAAGGCTCCAGGCGTAGGTTTAGCCAGGAGTTCAAGGACGAGGCTGTGCGCATGGTCCTCGACGGCCCCCGTACGATCGCCGAGGTCGCCAGAGAGTTCGGCGTCCACGACACCACGCTCGGCAATTGGGTGAGCACCTACAAGCGAACGCGCGCGGAAGAAGAACCGCACTCCCTCAGCGGCCCCGAGCGCGCCCGACTGCGTGAACTTGAGCGAGAAAACTCCGAACTCCGAGAGAGGCTTTCCTTCTTGTGTTGTGATCGATTTCCGGCCTGACCAGCTCAAATGGCAAGCCGTCCTTGAAGAGATACGGCGACGCATCAAGAATGGCGAATATCAGCCAGGTAACCCGATTCCGGGCGAACCTCGCATGGCCGATGAGTTCGACATCTCCCAGGTACTACTAACCAGAAACTAAGTTACTGGACTGTAAGAAACTTTACTCATGTGGTCATATAGCGGAGGCCTCGATCCGCGAAGAAGCCTCGGACGATTTCGGGAAGGTTGCGCATCCGTGCTACTGCCTTCTCGATCCCCTTCTTGAGCTCATCCTTGGTTCGCGCGGCCATCCGCCCAACATGATCGTGCTTTATATTCTTCCACACCCACTCATCGGGATTCAGTTCAGGAGAGTAGGGTGGAAGGAAGAACAACTTCAGTCGGCCCTTGGTGGACTTCGCGAACTCCTTAGCGGCGTTAGATCTGTGGGCCGACGCACCATCTATGATCAAGAAGATCTTCCCGGGAATGTCGTCGAGCAGCTTCTTGAGGCATTCAATGAACACCTCGGCGTTGAGGTTTCCTTCAAAGAAGGAGAAGTACAGCTTCCCCTGCGTGTTCACTGCGGAGAACATGTTTGCTGAAACTCGACTTCCACTCCCGATTACAATCGGCGTGTTCCCGACTGGAGCCCATGTGGTACCGGAGTGGTAATCAGTGCGGACACCCGCCTCGTCAGCGAAGAAGACGCTTGCACCTGCGGTGATGGCCATAGCTCGAATCTTCGGATACTCCTCTTCTTTCCACTGCCGCACGCGTTCTGGATTCTGTTCATACGCGCGGACCAATGGTCGCTGTGGAGACAGGTCGAGCCGATGCAGGAGTGTCCCGACCCATTGCGATGTGAACACGACACCGAACTTGCGCTTGATAAGCTCACCGACCATCTCGCGAGTCCACAGACCAAACTCGAACTGCAATTGGCGGGGGTCATTACCGATTATCCATCCCCGCAGCTGCGCCATTTGACGTTCTGTCAGTTGCGGTTCGCGTCCCGGAGCCTTTTTCACCACCAATGCCGCTGGACCCGACTCTTTCCGCAGCTTGAGCCAACCGAATATTGTGGATCGCCCAACACCGAAGACAGTGGCGGCTTCATCCACGCGCATTCCCTTGTCAATTGCGCTGAGAACTAGTGTTCGGGTGCCTTCAAGGGTGCGCCGCGGAATGCGCCGAGATGGTTTCTCCATGCGATTATTGTCTAATCTGAAAGGTAAAGCGAAGTGGTATGCAACGACGAATTTGGTCCAGTAATCTAGTTTCCGCTTAGTAGTGGCCCTGGAAGGCCACGGTGATCGTGGCCGTGGGGCCGTTACGGTGCTTGGCCACGATCAGGTCGGCCTCCCCCGCGCGGGGGGAGTCGCGCTCGGCGGCGTCCTCGCGGTGCACCAGGACGACGAGGTCGGCGGTGCGGGCGACGGCGTCGCACAGATCGGTGTGCAGGGCCGGCAGCCGGCCGGAACCCACCTCGGGCAGGCGGTCGAGGTCGGCGGAGACGACGATGGGGACCTCCAGCCGCACGGCGAGCGCCTTGAGGGTGTGGACGGTTTCGGTGACCTCGCGTTCGCGGGTGCCGCCGCGCACGTCGGGGCGGATGTGGCGCAGGCCGTCGACGGCGACCAGGCGGGCCGCGGGCTCGCCGGCGGTGCAGGCGTGGGTGATGCGGGCGCTCAGCTCGCCCAGGGTCCAGTCGGCCGGGGTGGCCAGGTGCAGGGGGGCTTCGGCGAGGCGGGGCATCACGCGGGCGAGCGTGGCCCGGTCGTCGTCGCGCAGGGCGCCGGAGCGCAGCGCGTGCCCGACGACGCGAGCCTCGGCCGAGGTGATGCGGGTGAGCAGGTCGCGGCGGGAGGACTCGTAGCTGACCAGCAGGGTGGGGGTGTTGCGGACGAGGGCGGCTCCCCGGCAGAAGGCGAGCAGCAGGGTCGTGCTTCCCACACCGGGGCGGGAGGCCACGACGGTCAGGGTGCCGGGGGCAGGCTGATGAGGACGGCGTCGAGGTCGGTGACGCCGGTGAGGATGTGGCCGGGAGGCCGGCTGTGGAGGTGTCCGGCACCGGGGCGGTCTGTGAAGTCGAGGTGGTCCAGGAGACCGAGGAACTCCTCGCGGGCCGGGGCGGGGGCGGGGTCGTAGGGCATGGCGGCCATCCTGCCAGTCGAAGGCGGCTGGAGGGGCGTCCGAAAAAACCGGAAACTCCGAGGGGCGGCGATCCAGCGATTCACGCGCGAGCCGCAGCATTGTCTGATCTTGCGTTGCGGCTTTTGGGCTCACCTTGGCTGGACCCGGGTACGGCCGGAGTCGGAGTGGCGTACCGAGTTGGTGACGAGTTCGGTGAGCAGCAGGAGCGCGTCGTCGGCGTGCGGGTGGTTCACGCCGTCCAGCAGGTCGCGGACGTAGCGGCGGGCCTGGGGAACGGCGGCGACCTGCGCGGGGAGGTCGACCTCGGCAAGGAAATCCCGCCTCCCCGGGGCCCGGATGCGGATCACGTCACCGGGTCGGTGGCACAATGGCCCCATGCCTGACGTGCCGAGTGTTCGCGCCGTCCTCCTCGACGACGACCGGCTGGTGGTTTTCCGGCGTACGGTCCCCGGCAAGGAGCTCTACTGGTCCGTCCCCGGCGGCCATGTCGAGCCCGAGGACGCCTCGCTGGAGCACACCCTGCACCGCGAGGTCATGGAGGAGCTCGGCGCCGTGGTCTCCGGCGTCACCCCGCTGACCACCCTGGAATGCGTGCGCGACGAGGGAATCAAGACCCAGCACGTCTACGGCTGCCGCCTGGTCTCGATGGATCTCGCCCTGCGCTGCGGCCCGGAGTTCGACGACCCCGCCCGTGGCCGGTACGAGGTGGTGCGGCTCCCGCTCGATCCGGCCGAGATCTCCGCCATCAACCTCGTCCCCCCGGAGCTCGGCACCTACCTGGCAGGCACCGTCACCCTGCTGCCCGGCCTGATCGCCTGATCGCCTGATCGCCTGATCCTCCCGTCCATCGGGGCCCGCCGAGGTCATCGCGAACGGTCTTACCGGCTCGCGCCGGGCGAGGCAGTGGCACCGCAGCAGGCCGACCTGCGGGCATAAAGGCCGATCCACGAATACCCAAAATCATCTGTGAATCTCAGCACGAAATCACGGTTGCCCATGAGTGCCAGGTAGCGCTCGTCGTCCTCCACAAAGGCGCTGTTCTGGCGCCTCCTGCCACAGGCCGACGCCCGGGGCCGCAGGGCGTCCAGGCCCGCACC
This window contains:
- the ltrA gene encoding group II intron reverse transcriptase/maturase; translation: MSAVLAIPAAVGPRVPRDPVRALQHVLYRAAKADPGRRFHALMDKVYRRDVLERGWVMVRSNNGAPGIDATTLADIEEYGIVRLLEELAAELRQGRYRPLPARRVMIPKPGLKDEYRPLSIPAVRDRIVQAAVKIVFEPVFEADMADCSFGFRPKRSAHDALQVLIEEQARGRRWVVETDIANCFSAIPHDELMRAIEERVCDQSLLKLLRVILRAGVMEDGQIRREVTGTPQGGVVSPVLCNVYLHRLDRAWDEADGVLARYADDAIVMCWSRGQAERALARLTELLAALGLEPKAAKTRIVHLEVGGEGLDFLGFHHRLVRSRGFNGKRPFVFLARWPSDRAMQHARDRIRDLTDGRRLLLRTEAITKEVNLFLRGWAGYFRYGHSARRFSKIREFAWMRLALFLSRKHRRSRSYGRGVLKRSLSDLGLISLYGIVVAPRAGKPWRERPNAGGERRR
- a CDS encoding transposase, whose translation is MKGSRRRFSQEFKDEAVRMVLDGPRTIAEVAREFGVHDTTLGNWVSTYKRTRAEEEPHSLSGPERARLRELERENSELRERLSFLCCDRFPA
- a CDS encoding IS630 family transposase — protein: MEKPSRRIPRRTLEGTRTLVLSAIDKGMRVDEAATVFGVGRSTIFGWLKLRKESGPAALVVKKAPGREPQLTERQMAQLRGWIIGNDPRQLQFEFGLWTREMVGELIKRKFGVVFTSQWVGTLLHRLDLSPQRPLVRAYEQNPERVRQWKEEEYPKIRAMAITAGASVFFADEAGVRTDYHSGTTWAPVGNTPIVIGSGSRVSANMFSAVNTQGKLYFSFFEGNLNAEVFIECLKKLLDDIPGKIFLIIDGASAHRSNAAKEFAKSTKGRLKLFFLPPYSPELNPDEWVWKNIKHDHVGRMAARTKDELKKGIEKAVARMRNLPEIVRGFFADRGLRYMTT
- a CDS encoding DnaB-like helicase C-terminal domain-containing protein, with product MASRPGVGSTTLLLAFCRGAALVRNTPTLLVSYESSRRDLLTRITSAEARVVGHALRSGALRDDDRATLARVMPRLAEAPLHLATPADWTLGELSARITHACTAGEPAARLVAVDGLRHIRPDVRGGTREREVTETVHTLKALAVRLEVPIVVSADLDRLPEVGSGRLPALHTDLCDAVARTADLVVLVHREDAAERDSPRAGEADLIVAKHRNGPTATITVAFQGHY
- a CDS encoding NUDIX hydrolase — its product is MPDVPSVRAVLLDDDRLVVFRRTVPGKELYWSVPGGHVEPEDASLEHTLHREVMEELGAVVSGVTPLTTLECVRDEGIKTQHVYGCRLVSMDLALRCGPEFDDPARGRYEVVRLPLDPAEISAINLVPPELGTYLAGTVTLLPGLIA